The nucleotide sequence AATGCATCCGGCTCATTATCAGCGGTGGATGAAAAACACTTGCAATCACTGGGAACAATTACCGGCCTCGACTATTTTCACCTCGGCGCAGGTGATCTGAATGGTGTCGCCGAAAAGTGGATGACGAAACGTCCGGTCAGGCAACTGGTGGAAATTTCGTGGATTCCTGCCCTGCTGTCGCTTGTGGCGTTGGGTTTATGTTATCTTGTCCTTCCCGTATGGGGCGTGGTCGCAGTCTGGCGATCCCGTGCGCAGGCCCGGCGGCGGCTGGAGGACAGAAATGCAGGACGAGACAGCAATAAGGCGTCCTCTGTGGCGGTCAATCCTGCTCCCCAGGCCCTTTACCGCGCTTAAGCATTCTATCAAGGCCCGTCTGATCGTGCTGCCGCTGGTTATTCTCGCGGCAGCAATCCTGTTTGTCATCGGCGTGGTCCTGTTCGATTCCAACCAGCGGATCGAGCAGGAAATTCAGTCCGGCACAGAATTGGGCGACATGCTGATTCACTATGCGTTGCGTAGCCTGGGCCATTCTGGCGATCAGGATGCTGAGATCGAGCATTTGATTTCTGATCTCTCGAACATTCGCCATGTGATTTTTATCTATGTGCCTTCCGGTGCTACGCCGCCTCATGCGGCTCCACCGCTTGTGGGGAGCGGGGCACCCGCATGGTTTGCGGGGTGGTTTCATGTTCCACGTCCCGTTCGTTCCTTCCCGGTGCAGATTGAAGGCGTATTTCGTGGCGATATCGTTATGGTCGGCGATCCTCACAACGAAATTGCCGAAATCTGGGAGGAGCTTAAATTTCTGCTCGGATTACTGGCGTGTGTATCCTTGATGATCATGGCGGCCATGTTCTGGACCGCCCGCTATGCGCTGAGGCCGATCAGCACGCTGGCGGAGGGGTTGCAGCGTATGCGAGCCGGGCAGTTCGACGCGCTTCCACCTCTTTATGTGACGGAGCTGAAGCCGATTGGGGAGCGCTTCAATCAGCTTGCCGAAACGCTCCGTGCGGTGCGCGGCGATAATGAGCGTCTGCTGGAACAGATGGTTTCGTTGCAGGAAACGGAACGTCGTGAACTGGCTCGTGAACTGCACGATGATTTTGGCGCTACCTTGTTTGGCGCTCGTGCAGAGCTGGCTACCTTGTTGCTGGAAGCCCGCAGGCAGGGCGAGGCAGGGCAACTCATTATCGAGCGCGCTCATGCTGTCGCAAGATTGATCGATCAGATTCAACAGCAGAATGGCCGTATTCTGGAACGGCTGCGCCCGATGGCGCTGGATCACATGGGGATTGCCGATGCTATTCGGGATCTGATGACCCAATGGCAGGATCGCTATCCAGAGATGGAGTGGTGGCTTTCCATGCCACGTGATCTCAGGATAGAAAATGATCAGATCAACCTGGTTCTCTACCGGACTGTGCAGGAATGCCTGACCAATGCGGTGCGGCATTCCTCTGCCGAGCAGGTCAATGTCACTCTGTCATGGCATGATGGAGTGTCAGGACAGGGCTCATCGCGCCGTCTGCAGCTTCTGGTAACAGATGATGGCACTGGCCTGCCGGAGCATTTCCGGATGGGATTTGGATTGTTGGGAATGACGGAGCGGTTGCGGCAATGCGGGGGCGAGTTGAAAGTGCGGAACAATCATCCGCATGGCACCGTGGTGGAAGCAGTTATGCCGGTTGCAGCCGTGCAGAAGGAAACAGCGGAATGACGCAGCCGATGATCAAGGTTCTGGTTGTGGAGGATCATCCGCTGGTGCGTGCCGGATGCCATCGCGTGCTGAGCCGCCGGGACACGCTGGAAGTGCTGGAGGCCAGTTCCGGTCAGGATGGTGTTGCCATCAATGCTGCACAGAAACCGCATGTCATCATCCTCGACATTAACCTGCCGGATAGCAATGGCTTCGATCTGCTTGATGATCTGCTGAGTGATAATCCTGATGTGCGTATTATCGTTCTCAGCATGTATGGCGATACGCATTTCGTGCGCCGTGCCCTTGATCGGGGCGTCAAGGGATATGTCACCAAGAACGACGATCCGGAGACAATCCTGCTGGCCATTGATCAGGTGATGAATAACGGCGTCTATCTGGGGCAGGTGGTGGCGCAGTCTCTGGCTCTGGGAAGGCTGATGCCGGATTCCAATGTTGCAGCTGAGCTGTCTGTCAAAGAAAAGCGTGTGCTGGAACTGCTCGGCGATGGGTTGAGCCTGTCGGAAATCGCTTACGAGCTGGGCGTCAGCTACAAGACAGTGGCCAATATGAGTGGCGCTCTGCGCACCCGGCTTAAAATTCGCACCGGGGCTGCGCTGGTCAAGTTCGCAGTGGAATGGAAGGCGCGTACCCAGCCGTAAAGGCAACGGTGTTGCGCCTGCCTGACATGGAAAATTATTGCCGCCCGTATGTGTCTTCCAGGCGGACGATATCATCTTCACCCAGATAGGCGCCGGACTGTACCTCGATCAGGGCCAGCGGGATATGACCGGGATTGGACAGGCGATGCACAGTGCCGAGCGGCAGATAGATGCTTTCGTTCTCCCGCACCAGAATGTCTTCCTCATCGCGGGTCACGATGGCTGTGCCTGCGACAACGACCCAATGTTCGGCCCGATGGTAATGTTTCTGAAGGCTTAGACGATGACCGGGGGAAACGACAATACGCTTCACCTGGAAACGGTCACTCTGGATCAGGCTCTCATAAAAGCCCCAGGGGCGATAGATACGGTTATGGCTGGCTGCTTCGGGTTTGCCTGAGCGTTTCAGGCGATCGACGATCTTTTTCACATCCTGCGCATGATCGCGATGCATGGCCAGCACGGCATCTTTTGTCGTGACGATCACCGCATCTTTCAGCCCGATCACGGCGGTGACGATGCCGTCAGACCGCACATAGCAGTTGCTGGCGCTTTCCAGCATGGCATCGCCCTGAACGACATTGCCGTGATCATCCTTATCGCCCAGTTCCCATAATGCGCTCCAGCTGCCAACATCGGACCAGCCGATATCGGCCGGAACCACGGCAGCACGGCTGGTTTTCTCGGCGACGGCATAATCAAGGCTGATATCCGGGCATGCCATGAACGGTTCCCGGGCCAGTCGCAGGAAATCGAGATCCTGCGTACGCCCGGCCACGGCGGCGGTCACGGCTTCCAGTACGGCGGGGGCGTGCTGGCGCATTTCTTCGATCAGTGTGCGGGCCGTAAAGACGAACATCCCTGAATTCCACAGATGCTGGCCGGAACTGACCAGTGCCTGAGCGGTGGTGGTATCGGGCTTTTCCAGAAAGCGGCGCAGGCGATGCACACCGGAAAGGTCAGTGATCGAATCGCCGACTTCGATATAGCCATATCCGGTTTCCGGAGCGGTAGGCTGCATGCCGAATGTGACGAAATATCCGGCCTTCGCCGCAGCCACGGCCTTGCCAAGCGCCGCAAGCAGAGCATCCGGCCGGGTGACGGAGTGATCGGCTGCCAGCATCCACAGCACCGAATCGGGATTGGTTTCAGCGGCAAGCAAGGCAGCTGCCAAAATCGCCGGTGCACTATTGCGCCCGCATGGCTCCAGAACGATGCGTACGTTCTCGACTCCGGCCGATCGCGCCTGCTCGGCAATCAGAAAGCGATGATCCTGATTACACACCAGAATGGGAGGGGCGAATTGCGGTCCTTGCGCCCGGTGCATGGTGTCCTGGATCAGGGAATGGTCCCCTGTCAGATTCCAGTATTGCTTGGGAAACGACTCGCGGGAGACGGGCCACAGACGGGTTCCTGTGCCTCCCGACAGGATCACCGGGATAATGGCTTCCGGCGGAGAGAGCGGCTGGAAAGGCGCTTTGAGGGAGTCCGGGCCGCTTTCAGTCTGATCCATGGGAACCATTATCCTGCATCAATAAAGGCTTGGGCCGGAAAAAGCGGGTGCAGGCCGATGGCCTTTGGGGCGGTTATTCCGACAATCACGGGATTACCGTTGGCATAGTCCGGGAGCAACGTTTCTCTCACAGCGGCCGACGTGCACGTTCCAGCAGGCGTCCCAGAAAACCGGGTTTACGCGGTTCCGTTGGAGCGTACGCAGGTTGGGCTGCTTGCTGACGGGCGGCCTCGGCTTCTGCCCGTTTTACTGTCAGCCATTTGTCCAGTGACATACCGGCCTTGGCGGCGCGCCGCTCCTCATAGGCACGCTGGCCTGCGGACAGGGACTGCGCTGCCTGCGGGGATCCGCTGGCGGTCGTTCTGGTAGAGGAAGCAGAAGAAGATCTGGTCATGCGGTTCCCGGTGCATACTGAAATAAGGAGGCGTGGTCTGGCTTGCCTGTTGAAAGGCAATTTTATCCGAACCTCCACGATTCTCCTGCTTGTGCCAAAGCCGCTGAAGGCCAGCAAGCCAGGGTATAGGCAGGTAAAGGAGAGAAGCCGGAGGAAAACCCATCGGGATTGTCTGGTTGGCGGGAGCGTGGTTTCATGACGCAATCACAATCAAGTGATGTCGACCATCAGTCGACCATCAATTGGCATGATCGGATTGGAATGGCTGCCATGAGTGAGGCAAGGATCAAGGCCAGACTTTGGGTGCAGGCTGCACTTCGTCAGGCTGATCTGACAGGCCGCCCGGGGATGGTTCTGCGTCATGGCGATGATGATGCCGGTGGAATCGCAGCTGTTCTGCGGGGGCGCGATGGATTTTGCGTGCTGATGCAGACGCGGGCGGCGGATGGAAGTCCCGCCTGGATGCGTGCGGGAGGAGGAGCAGGTTCCCTCACACAGGATCAGGTCGATCAATATCTGACCCGCCAGACCTCCATAGACTCCGACCTGTGGGTGGTTGAATTCGATTCCCCCGATCTGACTCCACCATTCGAGGCAAAAATATTGTAGGAAACAGACGCTTTTATCGTGAGAAGCTGACAAACTTCCCAGTGGCAGAAGGAATCTGTGTCCGTGCTGCCACAGTGATGGA is from Granulibacter bethesdensis and encodes:
- a CDS encoding mannose-1-phosphate guanylyltransferase/mannose-6-phosphate isomerase — protein: MVPMDQTESGPDSLKAPFQPLSPPEAIIPVILSGGTGTRLWPVSRESFPKQYWNLTGDHSLIQDTMHRAQGPQFAPPILVCNQDHRFLIAEQARSAGVENVRIVLEPCGRNSAPAILAAALLAAETNPDSVLWMLAADHSVTRPDALLAALGKAVAAAKAGYFVTFGMQPTAPETGYGYIEVGDSITDLSGVHRLRRFLEKPDTTTAQALVSSGQHLWNSGMFVFTARTLIEEMRQHAPAVLEAVTAAVAGRTQDLDFLRLAREPFMACPDISLDYAVAEKTSRAAVVPADIGWSDVGSWSALWELGDKDDHGNVVQGDAMLESASNCYVRSDGIVTAVIGLKDAVIVTTKDAVLAMHRDHAQDVKKIVDRLKRSGKPEAASHNRIYRPWGFYESLIQSDRFQVKRIVVSPGHRLSLQKHYHRAEHWVVVAGTAIVTRDEEDILVRENESIYLPLGTVHRLSNPGHIPLALIEVQSGAYLGEDDIVRLEDTYGRQ
- a CDS encoding DUF1491 family protein, with the protein product MTQSQSSDVDHQSTINWHDRIGMAAMSEARIKARLWVQAALRQADLTGRPGMVLRHGDDDAGGIAAVLRGRDGFCVLMQTRAADGSPAWMRAGGGAGSLTQDQVDQYLTRQTSIDSDLWVVEFDSPDLTPPFEAKIL
- a CDS encoding response regulator transcription factor, with product MTQPMIKVLVVEDHPLVRAGCHRVLSRRDTLEVLEASSGQDGVAINAAQKPHVIILDINLPDSNGFDLLDDLLSDNPDVRIIVLSMYGDTHFVRRALDRGVKGYVTKNDDPETILLAIDQVMNNGVYLGQVVAQSLALGRLMPDSNVAAELSVKEKRVLELLGDGLSLSEIAYELGVSYKTVANMSGALRTRLKIRTGAALVKFAVEWKARTQP
- a CDS encoding ATP-binding protein; its protein translation is MQDETAIRRPLWRSILLPRPFTALKHSIKARLIVLPLVILAAAILFVIGVVLFDSNQRIEQEIQSGTELGDMLIHYALRSLGHSGDQDAEIEHLISDLSNIRHVIFIYVPSGATPPHAAPPLVGSGAPAWFAGWFHVPRPVRSFPVQIEGVFRGDIVMVGDPHNEIAEIWEELKFLLGLLACVSLMIMAAMFWTARYALRPISTLAEGLQRMRAGQFDALPPLYVTELKPIGERFNQLAETLRAVRGDNERLLEQMVSLQETERRELARELHDDFGATLFGARAELATLLLEARRQGEAGQLIIERAHAVARLIDQIQQQNGRILERLRPMALDHMGIADAIRDLMTQWQDRYPEMEWWLSMPRDLRIENDQINLVLYRTVQECLTNAVRHSSAEQVNVTLSWHDGVSGQGSSRRLQLLVTDDGTGLPEHFRMGFGLLGMTERLRQCGGELKVRNNHPHGTVVEAVMPVAAVQKETAE